In Erigeron canadensis isolate Cc75 chromosome 1, C_canadensis_v1, whole genome shotgun sequence, a single window of DNA contains:
- the LOC122584959 gene encoding R-linalool synthase QH1, chloroplastic-like, translated as MASMYLFAGSVIHNYKSSSYSCVAAITRGCDGCKPLCTSSKSTSMVVVNVSDQPLVRRSANYHPSLWSFDHIQSLTSKYTGEDYATRANILKDQVKLMIRKTRKVGNPLVKTLELVDDLQRLGISYHIEEDIRNVLEMIYHDYYKRHEIWNEMDLNLKSLGFRLLRQHGYQVPQEIFHNFMDEIQKLKPQSYEDMVSLLNLYEASYHSFEDESILDDVRDFTTKYLQENLENMDQSISLFVSHALELPLHWRVPRVETKWFIQVYEQKRNGMNPTLIEFAKLDFNIVQTIHLEDLKDSSKWWRNTRWDQKLGFARDRLVENFLWTTGVCYLPRFSLGRRTLTKVNAMITTIDDVYDVYGTLEELEKFTDIIDRWDINAIEELPDYMQICFHGFYNSINEIAYDTLTNDSGFFILPYLKKAWADLCKSYMQEALWYHTGHIPTLNEYLDNAYVSISAPVILMHANFLTSISSPSEILRYMKIADNTVRYSSLILRLADDLGTSSDEMARGDVPKSIQCYMYESGASEEEARLHIKNLIIKTWKKLNKERASAKSEFSREFIDCATNLSRMAQFMYYEGDGHGRPDVTKSHVLSLLFKPI; from the exons ATGGCTTCAATGTACTTGTTTGCTGGTTCAGTGATCCataattataaaagttcaaGTTATTCTTGTGTGGCCGCCATAACCAGAGGTTGTGACGGTTGCAAGCCATTATGTACATCATCAAAATCCACATCAATGGTCGTCGTCAATGTGTCCGATCAACCACTCGTTAGACGATCAGCAAACTATCATCCCTCTTTATGGTCCTTTGATCATATTCAATCACTCACCAGTAAATACACT GGAGAAGACTACGCCACAAGAGCAAATATTTTGAAGGATCAAGTGAAATTGATGATAAGAAAAACTAGAAAGGTTGGGAATCCATTAGTTAAGACCCTAGAGTTGGTTGATGACTTGCAAAGACTCGgaatatcatatcatattgaAGAAGATATAAGAAATGTCTTGGAGATGATTTACCACGATTACTACAAACGCCATGAAATTTGGAACGAAATGGATCTGAACCTTAAATCCCTTGGATTTCGACTACTTAGACAACATGGTTATCAAGTTCCTCAAG AGATATTTCACAACTTTATGGATGAGATACAAAAACTTAAACCACAATCATATGAAGATATGGTGAGCCTGTTGAACTTGTACGAGGCTTCATATCATTCCTTCGAGGATGAAAGCATCTTGGATGATGTTAGAGATTTCACAACCAAATACCTCCAAGAGAATCTTGAGAACATGGATCAAAGTATATCCTTGTTCGTTAGCCACGCTTTGGAGCTTCCGTTACACTGGAGAGTACCAAGGGTAGAGACCAAGTGGTTTATTCAAGTTTATGAGCAGAAAAGAAATGGCATGAATCCCACACTAATTGAGTTTGCAAAGCTTGATTTTAACATTGTTCAGACGATCCACCTCGAAGATCTGAAAGACTCGTCAAA GTGGTGGAGAAACACAAGATGGGATCAAAAGTTGGGCTTTGCTCGAGACCGGTTGGTAGAGAATTTTCTATGGACGACTGGTGTTTGTTACCTGCCCCGTTTTAGTTTAGGAAGAAGAACTTTAACAAAGGTTAATGCCATGATAACTACGATTGATGATGTCTATGATGTTTATGGTACTTTAGAGGAACTTGAAAAGTTTACAGATATTATCGACAG ATGGGATATCAATGCGATTGAAGAACTCCCAGATTATATGCAGATATGTTTCCATGGATTCTACAACTCCATAAATGAGATCGCTTATGATACATTGACGAATGACTCAGGATTCTTTATCCTACCATATCTAAAGAAAGCT TGGGCAGATTTATGCAAGTCATACATGCAAGAAGCACTATGGTACCATACCGGACATATACCAACGCTAAATGAGTACCTGGACAATGCTTATGTGTCAATATCCGCCCCAGTTATACTTATGCATGCTAATTTCTTAACATCGATTAGCTCACCCTCGGAAATCCTACGATACATGAAAATAGCTGATAATACCGTCCGTTACTCATCACTGATCTTGCGACTTGCTGATGACTTGGGAACATCATCG GACGAAATGGCAAGAGGAGACGTTCCAAAATCCATCCAATGCTACATGTATGAGAGCGGGGCTTCCGAGGAAGAAGCTAGATtgcatataaaaaatttaatcatCAAGACATGGAAGAAACTTAACAAAGAACGAGCCAGTGCAAAATCTGAATTTTCACGAGAATTTATCGATTGTGCAACAAACCTTTCTAGAATGGCTCAATTCATGTACTATGAAGGAGATGGCCATGGTCGTCCGGATGTAACTAAATCTCACGTTTTATCATTGTTGTTTAAACCCATATAA